One region of Anticarsia gemmatalis isolate Benzon Research Colony breed Stoneville strain chromosome 2, ilAntGemm2 primary, whole genome shotgun sequence genomic DNA includes:
- the sws gene encoding patatin like phospholipase domain containing sws isoform X8: protein MDVVGLLNNINDNSNMFAVKTWTSEWSNNFQDNQLLWSICGCLLVSLVVVFFYYYKRWRAKEMAGGAGATGAAGEPAKRFRKRDKMLFYGRRMLRKVKSISNSGQGRKRRAVMRFARKLLQLKKESAPEQLKVLEPPAEYLEEDLTSDDRVPPDALYMLHSIRVFGHFEKPVFLMLCKHTEILNLPAGSFLFKVGDTDENVYVVQNGRVNVYITNQDGTSLSLKVVRAGESVTSLLSFTDVLTGHSQPYKTVNAKALEDSQVIKLPMRAFQEVFKEYPDIFVRVIQIIMVRLQRVTFTALHQYLGLSAELVNPGRDKRRPTTVSSSPGKTAKMSAPDSGFTMHSPHHSERAVPEHVEGGHSVSSPIHIQGRRQKPDMVPDIATNTPQQQPDVQQTASSMQRPKEGSSFKQKHNTDNLDEQALIQIATEAFVKELGLESDHVLRGNVQVRDLPAGTYIMKEESHKDVALVYLLSGALLVSQRVAEGEGEVHMFTAYPGEVEGGLAVLTGEPSFFSIRAKHFSRIGLLSKTTVYSIMRERPSVVLHIANTVVRRLSPFVRQVDFALDWVFLESGRAVYRQDEESGSTFIVLSGRLRSVITHPNGKKELVGEYGKGDLVGIVEMVTQTRRSTTVMAVRDSELAKLPEGLFNAIKLRFPVVVTRLINLLGHRILGSWQKPTAGLGGAAAIEPRPSQHNFSTVAVVPVSDDVPLTAFTYELYHSLCAIGPTVRLTSDVIRKLLGLTIMDPNNEYRLSSWLAQQEDKHKVALYQCDPSLTQWTQRCIRQADCILIVALGDKQPSIGKIEKEIERLAIRTQKELVLLHREGGANPAGTVHWLNMRSWVSQHHHVRCPHRMFTRKSQYRISELYSKVLMSEASVHSDFSRLARWLTGTSVGLVLGGGGARGAAHVGMVRAIQEAGIPIDMVGGVSIGAFMGALWCMERNITTVTQKAREWSQKMTQWGKQLLDLTYPATSMFSGRQFNTTIRSTFGEVHIEDLWLPYFTVTTDISSSCMRVHRHGSLWRYIRASMSLSGYMPPLCDPVDGHLLLDGGYVNNLPADVMRSLGAKHILAIDVGSQDDTDLTNYGDDLSGWWLLWKRWNPFTTPVKVPNLPDIQSRLAYVSCNRQLEEVKKSDYCEYIRPPIDAYKTLQFGSFDEIREVGYRHGAAYFEGQRRGGGGGVSGASGSPTQGRRHDAQPSLTDYTFTDLAQMVCSVRTARDVDNDSSSSSDYEEDQRHFEGYASEPSAGILEMSSSVEDGAAWISDTELVGTY, encoded by the exons ttgCTGTGGTCGATCTGTGGATGTCTCCTCGTATCGTTAGTAGTAGTATTCTTCTACTACTATAAACGATGGCGGGCGAAAG AAATGGCGGGTGGCGCAGGCGCAACGGGAGCGGCAGGTGAGCCAGCGAAACGTTTCCGCAAGCGAGACAAAATGCTATTCTACGGCAGACGTATGTTGAGGAAGGTCAAATCTATCTCCAACTCTGGCCAGGGAAGGAAGAGACGGGCTGTTATGAGATTTGCCAGGAAACTGCTGCAACTCAAGAAGGAATCGGCTCCTGAGCAATTGAAG GTACTGGAACCTCCAGCAGAATACTTAGAAGAAGATCTGACTAGCGATGACAGGGTTCCACCGGACGCGTTGTACATGTTGCATAGTATCAGAGTGTTTGGCCACTTCGAGAAGCCCGTGTTTCTTATGTTGTGTAAACATACTGAGATATTGAACCTGCCCGCTGGATCGTTCTTGTTTAAAGTTG GTGATACGGATGAGAACGTATACGTAGTGCAGAACGGGCGCGTGAACGTATACATTACGAACCAAGACGGTACAAGTCTCTCACTGAAAGTGGTACGAGCTGGAGAGAGCGTCACTTCACTTCTCAGTTTCACTGATGTGCTCACT GGTCACTCTCAACCTTACAAGACCGTAAACGCAAAAGCTCTCGAAGACTCGCAGGTCATCAAACTGCCGATGAGAGCGTTCCAGGAAGTATTCAAAGAGTATCCTGATATCTTCGTCAGAGTTATACAG ATCATCATGGTGCGTTTACAGCGAGTGACGTTCACCGCTCTTCATCAGTACCTTGGATTGAGTGCTGAGCTCGTTAACCCA GGTCGTGACAAACGTCGTCCGACCACAGTATCATCGTCTCCCGGCAAGACGGCTAAGATGAGCGCTCCCGACAGTGGCTTTACAATGCATTCCCCCCACCATAGTGAGAGAGCTGTACCTGAACATGTT GAGGGCGGGCACTCGGTCTCCTCGCCCATACACATACAGGGGCGGCGGCAGAAACCTGACATGGTGCCCGACATAGCTACTAACACGCCGCAG CAGCAACCCGATGTCCAGCAGACCGCGTCGTCCATGCAGAGGCCCAAAGAAGGCTCCTCGTTCAAACAGAAACATAATACCGATAATCTTGACGAACAG GCCCTAATCCAAATAGCGACGGAAGCGTTCGTAAAGGAGCTGGGTTTAGAAAGCGACCACGTACTGCGCGGTAACGTGCAAGTGCGAGACTTACCCGCCGGTACTTACATCATGAAGGAAGAGAGTCATAAG GACGTGGCGTTAGTGTATCTTCTGTCTGGTGCTCTGCTCGTCTCACAAAGAGTGGCCGAAGGCGAGGGTGAAGTTCACATGTTTACTGCTTATCCAG GTGAAGTAGAAGGCGGTCTGGCCGTGCTAACAGGCGAGCCCAGCTTCTTTTCCATTCGTGCTAAACACTTCTCCCGTATCGGCCTGCTATCTAAGACAACTGTGTACAGCATAATGAGAGAAAGACCGTCAGTGGTGCTGCATATCGCTAACACTGTCGTGAGAAGACTCTCGCCTTTTGTGAGGCAGGTGGATTTCGCGCTGGACTGG GTTTTCCTTGAATCTGGTCGCGCGGTGTACCGCCAAGACGAAGAATCAGGCTCGACCTTCATCGTCCTGAGTGGTCGTCTCCGTTCTGTAATCACACATCCCAATGGCAAGAAGGAATTGGTAGGAGAATACG GCAAAGGCGACCTAGTCGGCATCGTAGAGATGGTGACTCAAACTCGAAGAAGCACCACCGTCATGGCTGTACGAGACTCCGAGCTGGCCAAACTGCCTGAAGGATTGTTCAATGCCATCAAATTGAGGTTCCCGGTTGTCGTCACCAGGTTGATCAATCTACTTGGACATAGGATTTTAG GATCCTGGCAGAAACCCACAGCAGGTCTCGGTGGTGCAGCTGCCATAGAGCCTCGTCCATCGCAGCACAACTTCTCCACAGTCGCCGTAGTACCAGTCAGCGATGACGTGCCGCTCACTGCGTTTACTTATGAGCTGTACCATTCGTTGTGTGCTATTG GTCCCACTGTAAGACTGACATCGGATGTGATCAGAAAACTCCTCGGTTTGACCATCATGGATCCGAACAATGAATACAGACTTAGTTCCTGGCTGGCTCAGCAAGAAGACAAGCATAAG GTGGCCCTGTATCAATGTGACCCAAGCCTCACACAATGGACGCAGCGTTGCATTCGACAAGCTGATTGTATTCTCATCGTGGCACTGGGAGACAAACAACCAAGCATTGGCAAA ATCGAGAAAGAGATCGAGCGCCTGGCCATCCGCACGCAGAAGGAGCTGGTGCTGCTGCACCGCGAGGGCGGCGCCAACCCGGCGGGCACGGTGCACTGGCTCAACATGCGCTCGTGGGTCAGCCAGCACCACCACGTGCGCTGTCCGCACCGCATGTTCACGCGCAAGAGCCAGTACCGAATC AGCGAGTTGTACAGCAAGGTGCTGATGTCAGAAGCGTCGGTGCACTCGGACTTCTCCCGGCTGGCGCGCTGGCTCACGGGCACGTCGGTGGGGCTGGTGCTGGGCGGCGGCGGGGCCCGCGGCGCGGCGCACGTGGGCATGGTGCGCGCCATACAG GAAGCTGGTATACCAATCGACATGGTAGGCGGAGTGAGCATCGGCGCATTCATGGGCGCGCTGTGGTGCATGGAGAGAAACATCACTACCGTCACACAGAAAGCCCGGGAATGGTCACAG AAAATGACTCAATGGGGCAAACAGCTCCTCGACCTAACCTACCCAGCTACTTCAATGTTCTCGGGCCGTCAGTTCAACACGACCATACGGTCCACCTTCGGCGAAGTGCACATCGAAGATCTATGGCTGCCGTACTTTACAGTGACGACTGACATCAGCTCCAGTTGCATGAGAGTACATAGGCACG GTTCGCTCTGGCGATACATTCGCGCGTCGATGTCGCTCAGCGGGTATATGCCGCCGCTCTGTGACCCCGTAGACGGCCACCTCCTATTGGACGGCGGTTACGTCAACAATCTCCCAG CGGATGTGATGAGATCGCTTGGTGCTAAACACATCTTGGCTATAGATGTAGGCTCACAAGATGATACGGATCTCACTAACTATGGTGATGACCTGTCTGGATGGTGGCTGCTTTGGAAACG ATGGAATCCGTTTACAACACCAGTGAAAGTGCCCAACTTGCCCGATATTCAAAGTAGATTAGCTTATGTGTCCTGCAATAGACAGCTAGAG GAGGTGAAGAAATCCGACTACTGCGAATACATCCGCCCCCCCATCGACGCGTACAAGACGTTACAGTTCGGCTCGTTCGACGAGATCCGCGAGGTGGGCTACCGCCACGGCGCCGCCTACTTCGAGGGCCAgcgccgcggcggcgggggagGTGTCAGTGGTGCTAGTGGCTCGCCCACGCAGGGTCGCAGGCATGATGCACAACCTTCACTTACTGA CTACACATTCACGGACTTAGCGCAGATGGTCTGCTCTGTAAGAACAGCTCGCGACGTGGACAACGATTCCTCATCATCATCAGACTATGAAGAAGACCAGCGCCACTTCGAAGGTTACGCCTCTGAACCCAGCGCTGGCATCCTTGAG ATGTCGTCGAGCGTCGAAGACGGCGCCGCGTGGATCAGTGACACAGAACTGGTGGGCACATATTGA
- the sws gene encoding patatin like phospholipase domain containing sws isoform X2, whose amino-acid sequence MDVVGLLNNINDNSNMFAVKTWTSEWSNNFQDNQLLWSICGCLLVSLVVVFFYYYKRWRAKEMAGGAGATGAAGEPAKRFRKRDKMLFYGRRMLRKVKSISNSGQGRKRRAVMRFARKLLQLKKESAPEQLKVLEPPAEYLEEDLTSDDRVPPDALYMLHSIRVFGHFEKPVFLMLCKHTEILNLPAGSFLFKVGDTDENVYVVQNGRVNVYITNQDGTSLSLKVVRAGESVTSLLSFTDVLTGHSQPYKTVNAKALEDSQVIKLPMRAFQEVFKEYPDIFVRVIQIIMVRLQRVTFTALHQYLGLSAELVNPGRDKRRPTTVSSSPGKTAKMSAPDSGFTMHSPHHSERAVPEHVEGGHSVSSPIHIQGRRQKPDMVPDIATNTPQQQPDVQQTASSMQRPKEGSSFKQKHNTDNLDEQALIQIATEAFVKELGLESDHVLRGNVQVRDLPAGTYIMKEESHKDVALVYLLSGALLVSQRVAEGEGEVHMFTAYPGEVEGGLAVLTGEPSFFSIRAKHFSRIGLLSKTTVYSIMRERPSVVLHIANTVVRRLSPFVRQVDFALDWVFLESGRAVYRQDEESGSTFIVLSGRLRSVITHPNGKKELVGEYGKGDLVGIVEMVTQTRRSTTVMAVRDSELAKLPEGLFNAIKLRFPVVVTRLINLLGHRILGSWQKPTAGLGGAAAIEPRPSQHNFSTVAVVPVSDDVPLTAFTYELYHSLCAIGPTVRLTSDVIRKLLGLTIMDPNNEYRLSSWLAQQEDKHKVALYQCDPSLTQWTQRCIRQADCILIVALGDKQPSIGKIEKEIERLAIRTQKELVLLHREGGANPAGTVHWLNMRSWVSQHHHVRCPHRMFTRKSQYRISELYSKVLMSEASVHSDFSRLARWLTGTSVGLVLGGGGARGAAHVGMVRAIQEAGIPIDMVGGVSIGAFMGALWCMERNITTVTQKAREWSQKMTQWGKQLLDLTYPATSMFSGRQFNTTIRSTFGEVHIEDLWLPYFTVTTDISSSCMRVHRHGMLWRYCRASMSIAGIFPPICDPMDGHLLLDGCYVNNVPADVMRSLGAKHILAIDVGSQDDTDLTNYGDDLSGWWLLWKRWNPFTTPVKVPNLPDIQSRLAYVSCNRQLEEVKKSDYCEYIRPPIDAYKTLQFGSFDEIREVGYRHGAAYFEGQRRGGGGGVSGASGSPTQGRRHDAQPSLTDYTFTDLAQMVCSVRTARDVDNDSSSSSDYEEDQRHFEGYASEPSAGILEMSSSVEDGAAWISDTELEGLRTRRVGGSLSLSEDELDSEAEVYDPLNKRGGGR is encoded by the exons ttgCTGTGGTCGATCTGTGGATGTCTCCTCGTATCGTTAGTAGTAGTATTCTTCTACTACTATAAACGATGGCGGGCGAAAG AAATGGCGGGTGGCGCAGGCGCAACGGGAGCGGCAGGTGAGCCAGCGAAACGTTTCCGCAAGCGAGACAAAATGCTATTCTACGGCAGACGTATGTTGAGGAAGGTCAAATCTATCTCCAACTCTGGCCAGGGAAGGAAGAGACGGGCTGTTATGAGATTTGCCAGGAAACTGCTGCAACTCAAGAAGGAATCGGCTCCTGAGCAATTGAAG GTACTGGAACCTCCAGCAGAATACTTAGAAGAAGATCTGACTAGCGATGACAGGGTTCCACCGGACGCGTTGTACATGTTGCATAGTATCAGAGTGTTTGGCCACTTCGAGAAGCCCGTGTTTCTTATGTTGTGTAAACATACTGAGATATTGAACCTGCCCGCTGGATCGTTCTTGTTTAAAGTTG GTGATACGGATGAGAACGTATACGTAGTGCAGAACGGGCGCGTGAACGTATACATTACGAACCAAGACGGTACAAGTCTCTCACTGAAAGTGGTACGAGCTGGAGAGAGCGTCACTTCACTTCTCAGTTTCACTGATGTGCTCACT GGTCACTCTCAACCTTACAAGACCGTAAACGCAAAAGCTCTCGAAGACTCGCAGGTCATCAAACTGCCGATGAGAGCGTTCCAGGAAGTATTCAAAGAGTATCCTGATATCTTCGTCAGAGTTATACAG ATCATCATGGTGCGTTTACAGCGAGTGACGTTCACCGCTCTTCATCAGTACCTTGGATTGAGTGCTGAGCTCGTTAACCCA GGTCGTGACAAACGTCGTCCGACCACAGTATCATCGTCTCCCGGCAAGACGGCTAAGATGAGCGCTCCCGACAGTGGCTTTACAATGCATTCCCCCCACCATAGTGAGAGAGCTGTACCTGAACATGTT GAGGGCGGGCACTCGGTCTCCTCGCCCATACACATACAGGGGCGGCGGCAGAAACCTGACATGGTGCCCGACATAGCTACTAACACGCCGCAG CAGCAACCCGATGTCCAGCAGACCGCGTCGTCCATGCAGAGGCCCAAAGAAGGCTCCTCGTTCAAACAGAAACATAATACCGATAATCTTGACGAACAG GCCCTAATCCAAATAGCGACGGAAGCGTTCGTAAAGGAGCTGGGTTTAGAAAGCGACCACGTACTGCGCGGTAACGTGCAAGTGCGAGACTTACCCGCCGGTACTTACATCATGAAGGAAGAGAGTCATAAG GACGTGGCGTTAGTGTATCTTCTGTCTGGTGCTCTGCTCGTCTCACAAAGAGTGGCCGAAGGCGAGGGTGAAGTTCACATGTTTACTGCTTATCCAG GTGAAGTAGAAGGCGGTCTGGCCGTGCTAACAGGCGAGCCCAGCTTCTTTTCCATTCGTGCTAAACACTTCTCCCGTATCGGCCTGCTATCTAAGACAACTGTGTACAGCATAATGAGAGAAAGACCGTCAGTGGTGCTGCATATCGCTAACACTGTCGTGAGAAGACTCTCGCCTTTTGTGAGGCAGGTGGATTTCGCGCTGGACTGG GTTTTCCTTGAATCTGGTCGCGCGGTGTACCGCCAAGACGAAGAATCAGGCTCGACCTTCATCGTCCTGAGTGGTCGTCTCCGTTCTGTAATCACACATCCCAATGGCAAGAAGGAATTGGTAGGAGAATACG GCAAAGGCGACCTAGTCGGCATCGTAGAGATGGTGACTCAAACTCGAAGAAGCACCACCGTCATGGCTGTACGAGACTCCGAGCTGGCCAAACTGCCTGAAGGATTGTTCAATGCCATCAAATTGAGGTTCCCGGTTGTCGTCACCAGGTTGATCAATCTACTTGGACATAGGATTTTAG GATCCTGGCAGAAACCCACAGCAGGTCTCGGTGGTGCAGCTGCCATAGAGCCTCGTCCATCGCAGCACAACTTCTCCACAGTCGCCGTAGTACCAGTCAGCGATGACGTGCCGCTCACTGCGTTTACTTATGAGCTGTACCATTCGTTGTGTGCTATTG GTCCCACTGTAAGACTGACATCGGATGTGATCAGAAAACTCCTCGGTTTGACCATCATGGATCCGAACAATGAATACAGACTTAGTTCCTGGCTGGCTCAGCAAGAAGACAAGCATAAG GTGGCCCTGTATCAATGTGACCCAAGCCTCACACAATGGACGCAGCGTTGCATTCGACAAGCTGATTGTATTCTCATCGTGGCACTGGGAGACAAACAACCAAGCATTGGCAAA ATCGAGAAAGAGATCGAGCGCCTGGCCATCCGCACGCAGAAGGAGCTGGTGCTGCTGCACCGCGAGGGCGGCGCCAACCCGGCGGGCACGGTGCACTGGCTCAACATGCGCTCGTGGGTCAGCCAGCACCACCACGTGCGCTGTCCGCACCGCATGTTCACGCGCAAGAGCCAGTACCGAATC AGCGAGTTGTACAGCAAGGTGCTGATGTCAGAAGCGTCGGTGCACTCGGACTTCTCCCGGCTGGCGCGCTGGCTCACGGGCACGTCGGTGGGGCTGGTGCTGGGCGGCGGCGGGGCCCGCGGCGCGGCGCACGTGGGCATGGTGCGCGCCATACAG GAAGCTGGTATACCAATCGACATGGTAGGCGGAGTGAGCATCGGCGCATTCATGGGCGCGCTGTGGTGCATGGAGAGAAACATCACTACCGTCACACAGAAAGCCCGGGAATGGTCACAG AAAATGACTCAATGGGGCAAACAGCTCCTCGACCTAACCTACCCAGCTACTTCAATGTTCTCGGGCCGTCAGTTCAACACGACCATACGGTCCACCTTCGGCGAAGTGCACATCGAAGATCTATGGCTGCCGTACTTTACAGTGACGACTGACATCAGCTCCAGTTGCATGAGAGTACATAGGCACG GTATGCTATGGAGATATTGCCGCGCTTCAATGAGCATCGCGGGCATTTTCCCGCCGATCTGCGATCCAATGGACGGACACCTACTGCTTGATGGCTGCTACGTCAATAATGTACCGg CGGATGTGATGAGATCGCTTGGTGCTAAACACATCTTGGCTATAGATGTAGGCTCACAAGATGATACGGATCTCACTAACTATGGTGATGACCTGTCTGGATGGTGGCTGCTTTGGAAACG ATGGAATCCGTTTACAACACCAGTGAAAGTGCCCAACTTGCCCGATATTCAAAGTAGATTAGCTTATGTGTCCTGCAATAGACAGCTAGAG GAGGTGAAGAAATCCGACTACTGCGAATACATCCGCCCCCCCATCGACGCGTACAAGACGTTACAGTTCGGCTCGTTCGACGAGATCCGCGAGGTGGGCTACCGCCACGGCGCCGCCTACTTCGAGGGCCAgcgccgcggcggcgggggagGTGTCAGTGGTGCTAGTGGCTCGCCCACGCAGGGTCGCAGGCATGATGCACAACCTTCACTTACTGA CTACACATTCACGGACTTAGCGCAGATGGTCTGCTCTGTAAGAACAGCTCGCGACGTGGACAACGATTCCTCATCATCATCAGACTATGAAGAAGACCAGCGCCACTTCGAAGGTTACGCCTCTGAACCCAGCGCTGGCATCCTTGAG ATGTCGTCGAGCGTCGAAGACGGCGCCGCGTGGATCAGTGACACAGAACTG GAGGGTCTGCGCACGCGCCGCGTAGGTGGCTCCCTCTCTCTATCCGAAGACGAACTGGACTCCGAGGCCGAGGTGTACGACCCTCTGAACAAACGTGGAGGAGGCAGGTGA